TTCAGGAAGTAAAAAGATCCATCCGGGTAGCTAGAGAGCCACATGGATAGTTTAATGTGCTCATCAACGCCTGACCCGAAGATGGATTCTGGGTCTGGTCACCTCACTTGGAGAAGTTGCATCATTCGGCGTTTGTTTTCGAGCCAAAACTGCTCCACACACGAAGAGCTTTGGATTCAATCGTCGGCTGCAAATCGTCCAAATAATGTCGTCTGGATAGAGCCTTGTGGTTTACTCGCTTCCGAGCTTCCTCAACATTATGAGGATGGTCGGATGTCATAGAGATGATAGAACGGCCCGAATGCCCGTCGTGGAGATGATCGAACCAGCAATGTTGCAATTGCTTGCCCTCATCCGATCGAGATGCACCTTGGATTTCTAACGCGTAGAATTCATTCTGAAGTTGCACCTGAACTCGCAATCTGCAAAAGCTGTTATTTAATACCCATTTGGACGCTGCAAAATCTGTTTATTTAATACCCATTTGGACGTGAGGCACCAGCAGGGACAAGGTCAGGGCGCATGGAGGCTAAAAATTCAGAGAGTTCTACTGTAAATAACCCAATAAATAATATGAATATACCGTAGAGGCTCTGAAAAAGATGGCAcctatccttctgtatcaaattaaACGACAGTTCAAAGCATCTGCTGGCAAAGATCAGACATTGCAACTAAGTACAGCAGGAAGTGAATCAGACAATTTTTCTAGATCAAATCAACACAAGGTTAGTTTCAGTCTTGAGATCCGACAGATTAAACAGAGTGAATCAAGCTGTTATATTGATGGAATGAAGAATTTTTTACCTTTGATGCTGTAAACTCCAGACTAAACAGCATCTCACAGAAAAGAATAGCTTTGCTTCACTAGTGCAGATCATTTCAACATGACAGGAGCAAAGGACCATAAACTGACATGCTCTACTGTTCACTACAATGACAAGAGGAATAAAACATAAATTCCCTCCCATGTTTTACTGCCCATACAATTACATATCTAAAATGCACAATAAACTTCAACATAGGATACACATACACTATTTGTAAAAGAGGGCATCCACTAACAGCCCAACACAACAATCTGGACATCACAAACAGCAATCATGGTACAAATAAATGGTAGCTCCGTAAATTTTAAATAGCAAAGTCTGCTGCCCGTATGCTGCTACCAACCATAAACACATAGTATATGTTTACACAAGACAAGCAGCTAGCACTACTAAGTTAACGGGAACAGTTAGCCCCATAAAGTGAGGTTACAGAGTACACCCGACAACAAAAGAGGAGTAACACAACATCAGAAGGATCAAACCGGATAGCTGCTGATATTACAAAGGGACCTATCATTCAACATTATCTGAAAGGTCGACAATGGAACGGCGATATGCAAGCCAGAGTATCAGTTCCAATCTGCCAATTCCTCCGAGTACAAGGGAACATAAGGAAGGTAGGGTCCCATGGAACCATTTCCAAGAGCGCCGATGAACTGCACTTTTCCACTATCCATTTCATAAGACACGAGTTCTTTGTCATGTCCATAAACAAAGAAAATCATGTTTCGTCGCGGGTGGTGGGCGACAATGTGAAACCTGATTCCCCGATGTACATACTTCTCTCCAAGTAGATCAAAAGGACTAATGCTGTGCTTCAAGACCCACACTTCACTGCCGTAGTCCTCAAGAACCCAGATCAATAGTCTGTGACCATCATGATGATCAATATTTGCTAAATACAAACGCCCTTGAGACGGATCAGTGAACCCGACAGCAAGATCTATTTCAGGGCCAAACGGATTGCATGGCATAGGAATAACCCTCCAAGCAGTTCCCTCCACATCCACTGCCACCACCGCAGACCAGATGGCAACAAAATAAAGAAAACCATTGCCAAAGGCACTTAAACTCGTTAATCTAGCCGGGAAGCCCCAACCGCTGTCCTTGTGACTCCAGACGCCGGTTTTGGACGAGTAGATCTCAACCCCTTTGACGTGGCCATCCCCGTCCTTCAGGAACTGGAACACATGGAAGTGCGAGGAGACGGCCGGGTCGAACCCCAGGCGAGCTGTCTGTATCTTGCTGAAGAAGCCCGGCAATGGCAAGGCAACCCATTTCTCCGTGGCAGGATTGCACACGACGTAATCAAATGCCTGCGAATCAGCGGTCTCGAAGCGGCTGCAGAGGAGTAGGCCGTTGCAGCTGTCCAGAAGGTGGAACCTGTCACAGTCGGGCAGGAAGGCGAGCGAAGGGTCGATAGCGATAGGAGGGCGGCCTCCCGTGGAGACATGGGTGAAATTGCGAATCAATAAATAGTCAGGGCTGCGACTCGAGTAGAGGAATCCGGCGAGGTCATGGAGATGGTGCTGCGGCAGCGCCTTGCGGTGGTCGGGGTGGGAGATGATGCCGCGCCACCGCTTGGAGACGCACTTGAACCGGCACAGCGACTTGTACGGCACGCGCGACAGGATCTCGATGAGGAGGTCTTCGGTGAGCTTGTCCGCTGGATTCAGAAGCCTGCTGATGTCCTTGGAGTCGTCCGCCCATTGCCGTGGGGAGAGAAGGCGGTCAACCTGCGAAGGGGGGCGGAGGAGTAGGGATTTGAGATCCATCGACATCGGCGAGGAGAGCAGCAAGGAAGGAAGAGAGATTTACGGCGAATGGGGCGCACGTACCGGGCGAGAAGCGAGTGACGGCGAGGGAGCCCGTTTGAGGTGCTCCCGTCCCCGCCGGCGAGGGTTTGGGTACGCGGCGGCGAGGTGAGGTGAGGTGTGGCGTGgaacttttttttttgagacaactgGCGTGGAACTGGAAGACGGGGGAAGTGAATGAGGAGTATGCTGTGGCGTGCTGGGCTTTTTTTTGAGGGGTATGCTGGGCTGGGCTTTTATCTGGGCTGTACAGGCAGAGGATAGCGGAGGAGGATAGCGGTGTGTCCAGATTCCAGCCTGCACTTCAGCTGTTCTATAAGAGCATTGCCTAAGGATCctcaaaaagaaaaagggaaaaagagCATTGTCTAAAAATAAAGGTGCTTATTTTTGCTGAAATCACTGGTTAGAGCACGGGTATACCCCGCCCTGCAAAAGTCGGCCGCAAAACGTTTTTTTCGCATTTTTACAGCATGACTTTTGTTCCGGCAAAACAGATCCCGTAAAATATTCCATTATCCTGGCAAAATTGCATACAGTATGACTTTTGTTTCGGCGAGGTCGCACTTAGGAAAGACTGTGGCTGGAGCTGAAAGTTCCCTCCCGCCAATCGGTTTTTATTTTCCAGATCGCTGCAAGAAATGCCCTCAATCCCGTAGATATGGAGGAAATGACCACGCGGATTCGGGATCCCACAAAAAAAAATCCAGGACGGCTTAATTTGGAGGTCTATTCGAGCCGGGTTTACGGGCTCCATCCTGCAAACCGGCAGTTATTTTGCCGGATGATCCAGTTTGCGGGATCTGCTAGAGATTTCTTAAGAGTTGTCCTTGTAAAGGTCACTCCTCATCTTCTCAAATGCTCACATAATGTGTGTGCACCACTTGTCGTAAGTTTTTTTTTCTATCAATTTTTTATTCAAAATATTGTATCCCTTAAATCGTGGGTGTATATACTGAACCATTCTAGCCGTTGAATTTCTTGTCaagttcttcaaaactagatctcatattaaTAGTTTTGGAcaattttttttcacaaaaaaacaaaaaacaaaaataaaaaataaaaatgaattaaaaaaAGTAAGGAAAAAACCCGAAGCCCAGAAGCGTGGTTGGGGTTTTCATCATTTTTTTGGCATAGACTATGCTTTTCTCTTTTTACGATGAAGCACATACTATATTTTTTCCCTTTTAAAGTTGAAGCACAACTGTATTTATCGTAGAAGCACGGATTTGCTATTTGTAGAAGCACATATTGAGCTCTGGCAAAAACAAATGTTGTGTTTCTCGCAGAAGCAAATATGTGTTTCCACAAGAAACACAACTGTGCTTCTCATGGGTGCATAATTATTTTTCGAGAAGCACAACTATGCTTCTCGTGGGTTTTGTTTATATAAGTTACTCCTGTGCGGCGGTGGTTTTGTCTATGAGGCAGTGGTTGTACCTATGTGTGGTGATAGGGTTTGGTTGGGTGCAAGATAGTAGTAATGTCATCCTATCTACAACTTCGCATCTAGGTTGAGAGAGTAGGATTGGTTTTGTTGCATCATATTTCCAGAGAAACTCCCATCATTTTTCAAGAAGTAAAGAGATCCATCCGGGTAGCTAGAGAGCAATGTCATCACCATATGGATAGTTCAATGCGCTCATCAGCACCTGACCTGAAGATGGATTCTGGGTCTGGTCACCCCACTTGGAGCTTCATCAACACTACGAGGAATCGAGGACGGTCCAAACGCCTGTCATAGAGATGATAGGAACAGCCCATGTTGTGATTCATTGCCGTCGTATCAACACGCGCCTCGGATTTCTGACACATAAAATTCATTGTACTGTAATTTAGTACCCATTTGCACCTGAACTCACAATCTGCAAAGTCTGTTGTTTAGGCATTGCAACTAAATACAGCCCGAAGTGAATCAGGCGTTGCAACTAAATACATCCTGAAGTGAATCAAGCAATTTTCTAGACCAAATTGACAAAGGGTTAGTTTCAGACTTAGGATCTGAACCGACACTGGAACTGAATATGACACAGAGTGAATCAAGCAGTTTTATTGATGGAATCAAGAAAGTTTTACTTATGATCATTTAAACTCTAGACAACATCTAACAGAAAAAGAATAGCTTTGCTTCACTAGTGCTGATAATTTCAACATTGACAGGAGCAAAGGAACATAAACTCACATGCTTTATTGTTCATTACAATGGCAAGAGGAATAGAACATATATTCCCTCCCATATTTCACTTCACATATGCCAACGGCCCAACCCAACGATCTGGACAATCACAACCATCAACAATGATACAAATTAATGATAGCTCCATGAAGTTAAATAGTAAATGCTGTCGCACGTACGCTGCTATCAACCATAAACACATATGTCACATATATGTTTACATAAGAGAAGCAGCTAGCATTACTAAGTTAACTGGACAGATAGCCCCATAAAGTAGGTTACAGAGTACACTCGAGAACAAAAGGGAATAGCTGCCGATATTACCTGGGAGTAAGACCTATGATTCACCATTATCTAAAAAGCCAACAATGGAACAGCAAAATGCGAGCCAGATTATCAGTGCCAATCTGCCAATGCCTCTGAGTACAAGGGAACATAAGGAAGATAAGGCTCCATGGAACCCTGTCCAAGATCGTGGATGAACTGCACTTTCCCAGTATCCATTTCATAAGACATCAGTACCTTCTCATGCCCATAaactaggaaaattgtgtttcgttgTGGGTGGAGGGCGACAATATGGTACTCGTGTCCCAGCCGGACATTCTTCACTCCAAATAGATTCACATACCTGACACTGTGCTCCAAGACCCACGCTTCACTGCCGTAGTCCTCGAGAACCCAGATCGACAGTTTATCAAAATCATGCTGATCACTATTTGCCAGATACAAACGCCCTCGAGACAGGTCAATGAACCCGACATCAACATCTATTATGGGGgcatctgttgggtttcgtagtaatttcaaaatatttcctacgcacacgcaagatcatgtgatgcatagcaacgaggggagagtattgtctacgtacccaacgcagaccgactgcggaagcgatgacacgacgtagaggaagtagtcgtacgtcttctcgatccaaccgatcaagcaccgaaactacgacacctccgagttcgagcacacgttcagctcgatgacgatccccggactccgatccagcaaagtgtcggggaagagtttcgtcagcacgacggcgtggtgacgatcttgatgaactacagcagcagggcttcgcctaaactccgctacagtattatcgaggaatatggtggcagggggcaccgcacacggctaaggaatcgatcacgtggatcaacttgtgtcaacttgtgtgtttagaggtgccccctgcctccgtatataaaggagccaaggggggaggaggcgccggccatggagaggtggcgcaggaggagtcctactcctaccgggagtaggactcccctccaatcctattccaactaggaatccccaaagggggaaagaggagaagggtggccggccacctctcctagtcctaataggactaggggaaggggggaggcgcgcagccctgatgggcagccctttcacctttccactaaggcccatgaaggcccatatggctcccggggggttccggtaaccctcccggtaacccggtaaaatcccgatttcacccggaacacttccgatgtccaaacataggcttccaatatatcaatctttacgtctcgaccatttcgagactcctcgtcatgtccgtgatcacatccgggactccgaacaaccttcggtacatcaaaatgcataaactcataatataactgtcatcgtaaccttaagcgtgcggaccctacgggttcgagaacaatgtagacatgaccgagacacgtctccggtcaataaccaatagcgggacctggatgcccatattggttcctacatattctacgaagatctttatcggtcagaccgcataacaacatacgttgttccctttgtcatcggtatgttacttgcccgagattcgatcgtcggtatccaatacctagttcaatctcgttactggcaagtctctttactcgttccgtaatacatcatctcacaactaacatattagttgtaatgcttgcaaggcttatgtgatgtgtattaccgagagggcccagagatacctctccgacaatcggagtgacaaatcctaatctcgaaatacgccaacccaacatcgaccattggagacacctgtagtactcctttataatcacccagttacgttgtgacgtttggtagtacccaaagtgttcctccggtaaacgggagttgcataatctcatagtcataggaacatgcataagtcatgaagaaagcaatagcaacatactaaacgatcgggtgctaagctaatggaatgggtcatgtcaatcagatcattctactaatgatgtgacctcgttaatcaaataacaactcattgttcatggttaggaaacataaccatctttgattaacgagctagtctagtagaggcatactagtgacactttatttgtctatgtattcacacatgtattatgtttccggtaaatacaattctagcatgaataataaacatttatcatgattataaggaaataaataataactttattattgcctctagggcatatttccttcagtctcccacttgcactagagtcaataatctagattacactgtaatgattctaacacccatggagctttggtgctgatcatgttttgctcgtggaagaggcttagtcaacgggtctgcaacattcagatccgtatgtatcttgcaaatctctatgtctcccacctggactagatcccggatggagttgaagcgtctcttgatgtgtttggtccttttgtgaaatctggattcctttgccaaggcaattgcaccagtattgtcacaaaagattttcattggacccgatgcactaggtatgacacctagatcggatatgaactccttcatccagactccttcatttgctgcttccgaagcagctatgtattccgcttcacatgtagatcccgctacgacgctttgtttagaactgcaccaactgatagctccaccgtttaatgtaaacacgtatccggtttgcgatttagaatcgtccggatcagtgtcaaagcttgcatcaacgtaaccttttacgatgagctctttgtcacctccatatacgagaaacatatccttagtccttttcaggtatttcaggatgttcttgaccgctgtccagtgatccactcctggattactttggtacctccctgctaaacttatagcaaggcacacatcaggtctggtacacagcattgcatacatgatagagcctatggctgatgcatagggaacatctttcatattctctctatcttctgcattggtcggacattgagtcttactcaatttcacaccttgtaacacaggcaagaaccctttctttgcttgatccattttgaacttcttcaaaattttgtcaaggtatgtgctttgtgaaagtccaattaagcgtcttgatctatctctatagatcttaatgcctaatatgtaagcagcttcaccgaggtctttcattgaaaaacttttattcaagtatccctttatgctatccagaaattctatatcatttccaattagtaatatgtcatccacatataatatcagaaatgctacagagctcccactcactttcttgtaaatacaggcttctccgaaagtctgtataaaaccaaatgctttgatcacaccatcaaaatgtttattccaacttcgagaggcttgcaccagtccataaatggatcgctggagcttgcacactttgttagctccctttggatcgacaaaaccttctggttgcatcatatacaactcttcttccagaaatccattcaggaatgcagttttgacatccatttgccaaatttcataatcataaaatgcggcaattgctaacatgattcggacggacttaagcatcgctacgggtgagaaggtctcatcgtagtcaattccttgaacttgccgaaaaccttttgcgacaagtcgagctttgtagacagtaacattaccatcagcgtcagtcttcttcttaaagatccatttattctcaattgcttgccgatcatcgggcaagtcaaccaaagtccatactttgttctcatacatggatcccatctcagatttcatggcttcaaaccactttgcggaatctgggctcaccatcgcttcttcatagttcgtaggttcatcatgatctagtagcatgacctccagaacaggattaccgtaccactctggtgcggatcttactctggttgatctacgaggttcagcagtatcttgatttgaagtttcatgatcattatcactggcttcctcactaactggtgtaggtgtcactgaaacagttttctgtgatgaactactttccagtaagggagcgggtacagttacctcgtcaagttctactttcctcccactcacttctttcgagagaaactccttctctacaaatgatccattcttagcaacgaatgtcttgccttcggatctgtgatagaaggtgtacccaacagtttcctttgggtatcctatgaagacacatttctccgatttgggttcgagcttatcaggttgaagctttttcacataagcatcgcagccccaaactttaagaaacgacaactttggtttcttgccaaaccacagttcataaggcgtcgtctcaacggattttgatggtgccctatttaacgtgaatgcggccgtctctaaagcatatccccaaaaaagatagcggtaaatcagtaagagacatcatagatcgcaccatatctagtaaagtacgattacgacgttcggacacaccattacgctgtggtgttccgggtggcgtgagttgcgaaactattccacagtttttcaaatgtacaccaaactcgtaactcaaatattctcctccacgatcagatcgtagaaactttattttcttgttacgatgattttcaacttcactctgaaattctttgaacttttcaaatgtttcagacttatgtttcattaagtagatatacccatatctgcttaaatcatctgtgaaggtgagaaaataacgatatccgccacgagcctcaatatttatcgggccacatacatcggtatgtataatttccaacaaatctgttgctctctccatagtatcggagaacggtgttttagtcatcttgcccatgaggcacggttcgcaagtaccaagtgattcataatcaagtggttccaaaagtccatcagcatggagtttcttcatgcgctttataccgatatgacctaaacgacagtgccacaaataagttgcactttcgttatcaactctgcatcttttggcttcaacattatgaatatgtgtattactactatcgagattcaataagaatagaccactcttcaagggtgcatgaccataaaagatattactcatataaatagaacaaccattattctctgatttaaatgaataaccgtctcgcattaaacaagatccagatataatgttcatgctcaacgctggcaccaaataacaattatttaggtctaatattaatcccgaaggtagatgtagaggtagcgtgccgactgcgatcacatcgactttggaaccatttcccacgcgcatcgttacctcgtcctttgccagtgcccgcttattctgtagtccctgtttcgagttgcaaatattagcaacagaaccagtatcaaatacccaggtgctactgcgagctctagtaaggtacacatcaataacatgtatatcacatatacctttgttcaccttgccatccttcttatccaccaaatacttggggcagttccgcttccagtgaccagtctgcttgcagtagaagcactcagtttcaggcttaggtccagacttgggtttcttctcttgagcagcaacttgcttgccgttcttcttgaagttcccctttttcttccctttgccctttttcttgaaaccagtggtcttgttaaccatcaacacttgatgctccttcttgatttctacctccgcagctttcagcattgcgaagagctcgggaatagtcttgttcatcccttgcatattatagttcatcacgaagctcttgtagcttggtggcagtgattggagaattctgtcaatgacgcaatcatccggaagattaactcccaattgaatcaagtgattattatacccagacattttgagtatatgctcactgacagaactgttctcctccatcttgcagctatagaacttattggagacttcatatctctcaattcgggcatttgcttgaaatattaatttcaactcctggaacatctcatatgctccatgacgttcaaaacgtcgttgaagtcccgattctaagccgtaaagcatggcacactgaactatcgagtagtcatcagctttgctctgccagacgttcataacatctggtgttgctccagcagcagacctggcacccagcggtgcttccaggacgtaatttttctgtgcagcaatgaggataatcctcaagttacggacccagtccgtgtaattgctaccatcatctttcaactttgctttctcaaggaacgcattaaaatttaacggaacaacaacacgagccatctatctacaatcaacataaacaagcaagatactatcaggtactaagttcatgataaatttaagttcaattaatcatattatttaagaactcccacttagatagacatccctctaatcctctaagtgattacgtgatccaaatcacctaaaccatgaccgatcatcacgtgagatggagtagttttcaatggtgaacatcgttatgttgatcatatctactatatgattcacgctcgacctttcggtctccgtgttccgaggccatatctgcatatgctaggctcgtcaagtttaacctgagtattctgcgtgtgcaaaactggcttgcacccgttgtagatggacgtagagcttatcacacccgatcatcacgtggtgtctgggcacgacgaactttggcaacggtgcatactcagggagaacacttcttgataatttagtgagagatcatcttataatgctaccgtcaatcaaagtaagataagatgcataaaaagataaacatcacatgcaatcaatataagtgatatgatatggtcatcatcatcttgtgcttgtgatctccatctccgaagcaccgtcatgatcaccatcgtcaccggcgcgacaccttgatctccatcgtagcatcgttgtcgtctcgccaatcttatgcttccacgactatcactaccgtttagtaataaagtaaagcattacatcgcgattgcattgcatacaataaagcgacaaccatatggctcctgccagttgccgataactcggttacaaaacatgatcatctcatacaataaaattcagcatcatgctttgaccatatcacatcacaacatgccctgcaaaaacaagttagacgtcctctactttgttgttgctagttttacgtggctgctacgggcttaagtaagaaccaatctcacctacgcatcaaaaccacaacgatagtttgtcaaatagactccgttttaaccttcgcaaggaccgggcgtagccatacttggttcaactaaagttggagagacagtcgcccgcaagccatctctgtgcaaagcacgtcgagggaaccggtctcgcgtaagcgtacgcgtaaggttggtctgggtcgtctcgtccaacaataccgccgaaccaaaatatgacatgctggtaggcagtatgacttgtatcgtccacaactcacttgtgttctactcgtgcatataacatcaacatcaataacctggctctgataccactgttgggtttcgtagtaatttcaaaaaatttcctacgcacacgcaagatcatgtgatgcatagcaacgaggggagagtattgtctacgtacccaacgcagaccgactgcggaagcgatgacacgacgtagaggaagtagtcgtacgtcttctcgatccaaccgatcaagcaccgaaactacgacacctccgagttcgagcacacgttcagctcgatgacgatccccggactccgatccagcaaagtgtcggggaagagtttcgtcagcacgacggcgtggtgacgatcttgatgaactacagcagcagggcttcgcctaaactccgctacagtattatcgaggaatatggtggcagggggcaccgcacacggctaaggaatcgatcacgtggatcaacttgtgtcaacttgtgtgtttagaggtgccccctgcctccgtatataaaggagccaaggggggaggaggcgccggccatggAGAGGTGgcacaggaggagtcctactcctaccgggagtaggactcccctccaatcctattccaactaggaatccccaaagggggaaagaggagaagggtggccgaccacctctcctagtcctaataggactaggggaaggggggaggcgcgcagccctgatgggcagccctttcacctttccactaaggcccatgaaggcccatatggctcccggggggttccggtaaccctcccggtaaccc
This portion of the Triticum dicoccoides isolate Atlit2015 ecotype Zavitan chromosome 7A, WEW_v2.0, whole genome shotgun sequence genome encodes:
- the LOC119333156 gene encoding F-box protein At5g07610-like, with product MRKKRFAADFCRAGQCSYRTAEVQAGIWTHRYPPPLSSACTAQIKAQPSIPLKKKPSTPQHTPHSLPPSSSSTPVVSKKKVPRHTSPHLAAAYPNPRRRGREHLKRAPSPSLASRPVDRLLSPRQWADDSKDISRLLNPADKLTEDLLIEILSRVPYKSLCRFKCVSKRWRGIISHPDHRKALPQHHLHDLAGFLYSSRSPDYLLIRNFTHVSTGGRPPIAIDPSLAFLPDCDRFHLLDSCNGLLLCSRFETADSQAFDYVVCNPATEKWVALPLPGFFSKIQTARLGFDPAVSSHFHVFQFLKDGDGHVKGVEIYSSKTGVWSHKDSGWGFPARLTSLSAFGNGFLYFVAIWSAVVAVDVEGTAWRVIPMPCNPFGPEIDLAVGFTDPSQGRLYLANIDHHDGHRLLIWVLEDYGSEVWVLKHSISPFDLLGEKYVHRGIRFHIVAHHPRRNMIFFVYGHDKELVSYEMDSGKVQFIGALGNGSMGPYLPYVPLYSEELADWN